One window of Gilliamella sp. B3022 genomic DNA carries:
- a CDS encoding peptidase domain-containing ABC transporter, with protein MNKNQFQHILQSLHFGWKRKIPQILQTEAAECGLACLTMICRYYGMNVDLFSLRNQIGVSSHGVTLATLINMSASVHLRSRPLSLDLNEIKQLKTPCILHWDLNHFVVLVAVKRSKFILHDPAFGRREVGLNEMSKHFSGIALELWPDKEFEPRTERSQLSLIKMLFQIDGLKGFLVKILSLSLIIESINLLLPVGTQLVMDHVIMAQDHSLLGLICMGLLFFILFRTFIAMLRSWSSLIMGSLVDIQWKAGLFDHLMKLPLAYFEKRKLGDIQSRFTSLEIICTTLTNNIVKSIINILMSIGVFIMMFLYGGWLVWIVCGFTLIYIILRVATYQRYRQASEEKIVKEAKANSHFMESLYGIDTLKSLKLTDSRAQYWLNMNIDTSNANIRLTKLEMIFSGVNTLIMMIEQTSILWIGAALVMDDKMTLGMFIAFTAYRAQFSEQTANLINMVLDLKMLNLHTERLTDIVLTDTENDIESKHSFPKDIPVEFELNNIAYQYDNLSKPIFTNINMKVKAGESVAIIGPSGSGKTTLMKVMNGLLTPTHGEVLINGIDIYKFGVNNYRDIIGSVLQNDKLFAGSISDNISSFDNEKNYEWLIECAKYCNIHNEIMSMPMGYETLVSELGNSLSGGQKQRLLIARALYRKPCLLFLDEATSHLDEDNETTINKAISSLKITRIIIAHRKSTIESADRVVNIGEVNY; from the coding sequence ATGAATAAAAATCAGTTTCAGCATATACTTCAAAGTTTACATTTTGGTTGGAAAAGAAAAATACCACAAATTTTACAGACAGAAGCTGCTGAATGTGGTCTTGCATGTTTAACTATGATTTGTCGTTATTATGGTATGAACGTAGATTTATTTAGTTTAAGAAATCAAATTGGCGTTTCATCTCATGGCGTCACTCTTGCCACCTTAATTAATATGTCAGCCTCTGTACATTTAAGAAGTCGTCCACTTTCTTTAGATTTAAATGAAATAAAACAGTTAAAAACCCCTTGTATTTTACATTGGGACCTCAATCATTTTGTTGTATTAGTGGCAGTTAAAAGAAGTAAATTTATATTACATGATCCCGCATTTGGTCGCCGTGAAGTAGGTCTTAATGAAATGTCAAAACATTTTAGTGGAATAGCACTTGAATTATGGCCTGATAAAGAGTTTGAACCTCGCACAGAACGCAGTCAACTTAGTTTGATTAAAATGCTTTTCCAAATTGATGGTTTAAAAGGATTTTTAGTTAAAATTTTATCATTATCTCTTATTATTGAATCCATTAATTTATTGCTGCCCGTTGGAACTCAATTGGTAATGGACCATGTAATTATGGCACAAGATCACAGTTTACTTGGATTAATCTGTATGGGATTACTGTTTTTTATATTATTCAGAACATTTATTGCCATGTTACGTTCTTGGTCATCATTAATTATGGGATCTTTAGTAGATATTCAATGGAAAGCTGGACTTTTTGATCATTTAATGAAATTACCATTAGCCTATTTTGAAAAAAGGAAACTTGGTGATATTCAGTCTCGTTTCACATCCTTAGAAATAATTTGTACAACACTAACTAATAATATCGTAAAAAGTATTATTAATATTTTGATGTCAATTGGTGTTTTTATCATGATGTTTCTGTATGGTGGATGGTTGGTTTGGATTGTCTGTGGTTTTACTCTCATCTACATAATATTACGTGTAGCTACCTATCAACGTTATCGACAAGCATCAGAAGAAAAAATTGTGAAAGAGGCTAAAGCTAATTCCCATTTTATGGAAAGTTTATATGGTATTGATACTTTAAAATCACTGAAACTTACTGACTCAAGAGCTCAATATTGGCTCAATATGAATATTGATACATCCAACGCAAATATTCGTCTTACTAAATTAGAAATGATATTTAGTGGTGTTAACACATTGATTATGATGATTGAGCAAACTTCAATATTGTGGATCGGCGCTGCACTTGTTATGGATGATAAAATGACGCTAGGTATGTTTATCGCGTTTACAGCATATAGAGCTCAATTTTCAGAACAAACAGCAAATTTGATAAATATGGTATTAGATTTGAAAATGCTGAATTTACATACTGAACGATTAACCGATATTGTATTAACTGATACTGAAAATGATATCGAATCAAAGCACTCTTTCCCTAAAGATATCCCTGTTGAATTTGAACTGAACAACATAGCGTATCAATACGATAATCTTTCTAAACCTATTTTTACTAATATAAACATGAAAGTTAAAGCGGGTGAAAGTGTTGCAATTATTGGTCCTTCAGGTTCAGGAAAAACCACATTGATGAAAGTTATGAATGGATTGCTTACACCTACTCATGGTGAAGTTCTTATAAATGGAATTGATATTTATAAATTTGGTGTTAATAATTATAGAGATATTATCGGTAGTGTATTACAAAATGATAAACTTTTTGCAGGATCTATATCGGATAATATTTCAAGTTTTGATAATGAAAAAAATTATGAATGGCTTATTGAATGTGCAAAATATTGTAATATTCATAACGAAATTATGAGTATGCCAATGGGATATGAAACGTTAGTAAGTGAGTTAGGAAATAGCTTATCTGGCGGTCAAAAACAACGATTACTAATTGCAAGAGCATTGTATCGTAAGCCTTGTTTATTATTTCTTGACGAAGCGACAAGTCATTTAGATGAAGATAATGAAACTACAATTAATAAGGCGATATCTTCATTAAAAATTACGCGTATTATTATTGCTCATCGAAAATCAACAATTGAGAGTGCTGATCGTGTTGTTAATATTGGTGAAGTAAATTATTAA